A genomic window from Camelus ferus isolate YT-003-E chromosome X, BCGSAC_Cfer_1.0, whole genome shotgun sequence includes:
- the ZDHHC9 gene encoding palmitoyltransferase ZDHHC9 isoform X2, translating into MLFLFSMATLLRTSFSDPGVIPRALPDEAAFIEMEIEATNGAVPQGQRPPPRIKNFQINNQIVKLKYCYTCKIFRPPRASHCSICDNCVERFDHHCPWVGNCVGKRNYRYFYLFILSLSLLTIYVFAFNIVYVALKSLKIGFLETLKETPGTVLEVLICFFTLWSVVGLTGFHTFLVALNQTTNEDIKGSWTGKNRVQNPYSHGNIVKNCCEVLCGPLPPSVLDRRGILPLEESGSRPPSTQETSSSLLPQSPVPTDHLSSSEMPEDTSTPEEMPPPEPPEPPQEGTEAEK; encoded by the exons atgctcttccttttctccatgGCTACACTGTTGAGGACCAGCTTCAGTGACCCTGGAGTGATCCCTCGGGCCCTGCCGGATGAAGCAGCTTTCATAGAAATGGAGATAG AAGCTACCAATGGTGCGGTGCCCCAAGGCCAGCGACCACCCCCTCGTATCAAGAATTTCCAGATAAACAACCAGATTGTGAAACTGAAATACTGTTACACGTGCAAGATCTTCCGGCCTCCCCGGGCCTCTCATTGCAGCATCTGTGACAATTGTGTGG AGCGCTTCGACCATCACTGCCCCTGGGTGGGGAATTGTGTTGGAAAGAGGAACTACCGCTACTTCTACCTCttcatcctttctctctccctcctcacgATCTATGTCTTCGCCTTCAACATCGTCTATGTGGCCCTCA AATCCTTGAAAATTGGCTTCCTGGAGACGTTGAAAGAAACTCCTGGAAC TGTTCTAGAAGTTCTCATTTGCTTCTTCACACTCTGGTCCGTCGTGGGACTGACTGGATTCCACACTTTCCTTGTGGCTCTCAACCAGACAACCAATGAAGAC ATCAAAGGCTCATGGACAGGGAAGAATCGTGTCCAGAATCCCTATAGCCACGGCAACATTGTGAAGAACTGCTGTGAAGTGCTGTGTGGCCCCTTGCCCCCCAG TGTGCTGGATCGAAGGGGTATTTTGCCCCTGGAGGAAAGCGGAAGTCGACCTCCCAGTACTCAAGAGACCAGTAGCAGCCTCTTGCCTCAGAGCCCA GTCCCAACAGACCATCTGAGCTCAAGTGAGATGCCGGAGGACACCAGCACTCCCGAAGAGATGCCCCCTCCAGAGCCCCCGGAGCCCCCGCAGGAGGGGACTGAAGCTGAGAAGTAG
- the SASH3 gene encoding SAM and SH3 domain-containing protein 3, with product MLRRKPSNAGEKEPTQKKKLSLQRSSSFKDFAKSKPSSPVVSEKEFNLDDNIPEDDSGVPTPEDAGKSGKKLGKKWRAVISRTMNRKMGKMMVKALSEEMGDTLEEGSASPTSPDCSLDSPGPEKMALAFSEQEERELPALNRQASTGSELCSPSPGSGNFGEEPPAPQYTGPFCGRARVHTDFTPSPYDHDSLKLQKGDVIQIIEKPPVGTWLGLLNGRLGSFKFIYVDVLPEEAVGPSRPSRRQSKGKRPKPKTLHELLERIGLEEHTSTLLLNGYQTLEDFKELRETHLNELNIMDPQHRAKLLTAAELLLDYDTGSEEAEEGAESSQEPAVHTMAEPKVDIPRDSGCFEGSESGRDEAELAGAEEQLHSLSLAGAP from the exons CTCTCGCTTCAGCGATCCAGCAGCTTCAAGGATTTTGCCAAATCCAAACCCAGCTCCCCTGTGGTGAGCGAGAAGGAGTTTAATCTGGATGATAAT ATTCCAGAAGATGACTCAGGTGTCCCGACCCCAGAGGATGCTGGGAAGAGTGGCAAAAAGCTGGGGAAGAAGTGGAGGGCCGTAATTTCCCGAACCATGAACAGGAAGATGGGCAAGATGATGGTGAAGGCCCTGTCGGAGGAGATG ggAGACACTCTGGAGGAGGGCTCAGCCTCCCCGACGTCTCCAGACTGCAGCCTGGACAGCCCCGGCCCTGAGAAGATGGCGCTGGCCTTTTCTGAGCAGGAGGAGCGGGAGCTCCCAGCACTCAACCGACAGGCCTCCACGG GCAGTGAGCTGTGtagccccagcccaggctctggcAACTTTGGGGAGGAACCACCTGCCCCCCAGTACACAGGGCCCTTCTGTGGCCGGGCACGAGTCCACACCGACTTCACTCCCAGCCCCTATGACCACGACTCCCTGAAACTGCAG aaAGGAGATGTGATCCAGATCATTGAAAAGCCACCTGTTGGCACGTGGCTGGGCCTGCTCAATGGTAGACTGGGCTCTTTCAAGTTCATCTACGTGGATGTGCTGCCCGAGGAGGCTGTGGGGCCTTCCCGCCCCAGCCGCCGACAGAGCAAAGGCAAGAGGCCCAAGCCCAAGACTCTTCATGAACTTCTGGAGCGCATTGGCCTCGAG GAGCACACATCCACCCTGCTGCTCAATGGCTACCAGACCCTGGAGGACTTCAAAGAGCTGCGGGAAACACATCTCAACGAGCTGAATATCATGGACCCGCAGCACCGGGCCAAGCTGCTAACGGCCGCTGAGCTGCTGCTGGACTATGACA CCGGCagtgaggaggcagaagagggcgCTGAGAGCAGCCAGGAGCCAGCAGTGCACACAATGGCAGAGCCCAAAGTGGACATCCCGCGCGATTCAGGCTGCTTCGAGGGCTCGGAGAGCGGGCGCGATGAGGCGGAGCTGGCGGGCGCCGAAGAGCAGCTGCACAGCCTCTCTCTGGCCGGGGCCCCTTGA